Genomic window (Takifugu rubripes chromosome 1, fTakRub1.2, whole genome shotgun sequence):
GGCCTGAAACTGAGCTGACAGAGTCGCACAGCTTTTACTGCCGTTAGGAAGGAAACCCTCAATATTAACTCATAGATTTCTATAAATGTAGCTGCACTGTACCAAGCTGAGCAGCAGTGTTTGCTTGGAATGCAGCCCGAGTGTGTCCCTGCCGACAGGACGCTGCTATCTGAGTGTCCTTGTTTCTCTCTGGAGCAGGGCGTCCattctttgttcttttaataGCTTTATCAGATTGGATTCACTTTTTCTAATCACTCAAGCTCCTTAGGTGGTTACTCTGTTTTCAGCTTGAACGTCCATGGAAATTAAGTCAGAGGGAGGAAGTAGGAACCACCTCTCATGTCTTGACGGTTGCTTTTCGCCACGCTGATTAGCAGTTATTCAGATATAAAACAACATCCGGAACAAAGCTGTAATTATTTACGTGTCCTAACCCCGTCGTTGCTGCGCACCTCTGATGAAACGTGGCATTTAATGAGCGTAATCGCCGCTCTCGGCGAGGCTGCGTACGTGCTTCTGTCCTGCGGAGGAAAGACGCTCTCGTTCCCGTCCTCAGGGGCTTCGCTATCACCGGTTTGAGTTGGGGAAAAACTCGGATCCCAGTAAGGAGCAGAGCGATCAGCTGACCAGTGCCTTGACCGTCCATCCGGTGTCGGACCCTGAGCAGATGTACCGCCTGCACAGGTTTTTCACCGAGATCGAACTGCAGAAGACCTACAGCGAGATCGTGCGGCTGCAGGTGAGATGAATTCACAACTCCatcagatgaaaataaaaaaaacctcttcctTGTTTGACTCTTCTCTGGGTTCCAACAGGCGGAAATAATGAATGTGAGCGCGGACGCCTTTGAGGGCAACTGGACCTCCCAGTGGCCGGTGGGGGTAAACCCCCCCTTTCAGCCGCAGTCTCGGTTTGAAGTTCTGAAATGGGAATATTTCACCGAGGAGGAGATTTATTCCTGCGTCGACGGCTCTCCGAAGTGTCAGCTGAGAGGCATCGATCGCCTCGACGTGGCCAACGTGATCGAGGCAGCGATGGGGGAGCTGAACAGGAAGTACAAGCCCGTCCTGCACCTcaagaagcagcagctgattaACGGCTACAGGCGCTTCGACCCCACGAGGGGCATGGAGTACACCCTGGACCTGCAGGTGGAAGTGGTCAACCAAAAAGGCCACGGCCGCTCCATCACTAAACGGGTCCATCTGGTGCGACCTCTGAGCAAGACTGAGATCATCCCCATGCCCTACGTGACAGAAGCCACCAGGGTCCACATCATCATACCGCTCACCCTGCAGGACCGCGGTTACGTCGACCATTTCCTGGAGGCGTTTGCCTCCAACGCTTTCGAGACCAGCGAAAACGCCATCCTGACATTCCTGTTTATCTACGACCCCGTGGAGGCGCAGCAGGTTAACCAGAACGACATATTCGCCGGCGTGAAGAACCAGATAAACGCTTACGAACACAAATACCCCGCTGTGAAAATTCCCTGGATAAGTGTCAAGACGGAAACGCCGTCCCAGATTAAATTCATGGACATCATCTCCAAGAAGCACCCCGTGGACACGCTGTTCTTCCTGGCTCACGCCAACACCGAAGTCAACTCGGAGTTTCTGAACCGCTGCCGCATGAATTCCATCAACAACTGGCAGGTGTTCTTTCCCATCCATTTCCAGGACTACAAGCCGGAAGTGGCCTatcacaaccagcagctgcccGTCACCACCCACCTGCTGAAGGACGCGGGTCATTTCGACCGCCTGTCCTTCGGGGAGGCCTGCTTCTACAACTCCGACTACATGGCGACGCGCACGAGGATGGTGGCGGACGTCCAGGAGAACGAGGAGATCCTGGAGACGCTGGACATCTACGACATGTTCGTGAAGTACTCGGACCTGCACGTGTTCAGGGCCGTGGAGCCGGCGCTGCACCAGAAGTACGTCTACCAGGACTGCAACCCGCGTCTGAGCGAGGACATCTACCACCGGtgcatccaggggaacctggaGGGCCTCGGCTCTCGCTCCCAACTCGCCATGCTGCTGtttgagcaggagcagggaaACAGTACTTGACGGTAACGGCCAGTTTCCGCCGCTGCTGATTTTCATGAGCCAAAAcgctgggtgggtgggtggggagggggggggcacgaggAGCACCTCCCAGCACTGGACCTTCTCTCTGTGCTGTGCGGACAGTCAGCCTGACGTCGTCCACGGTCTTCGGTGAGCTCCAGGTTATTCCGGTGTTGGAGGAAAGCCACTGCAGTAAATTCCCGACACCGTTTTTCCCGTACGTTTACAACTCGTGTGGATGAAGTTGACCTTTTTATAGGGGACCTCCCGTAGTTCTGGAGAACATCCAGGTCATGCAGCTATAGAATATTTAGGTTACCCTCATCGTCACCGCCCACGGGTCCAGTAGGGTCCCAGTATTTGATGGGATCTCCCCACTGGAGAGGCAGTAAAACGGCATTCATACAAAACGGATCTTTTGATATTTACTGATTGCAAAGTCTGTCTTTGTGCCTTCACACTGACTTTTTTTATGGCAACGCGGCGTTTTTCCAGGTCACAGCGTGCAGTGACGCGGCGCCGAAACGTTTTGTAACTGGTCACGACATGAATTACTGTTGCCCAATAGGCAAcaatattgttttttaaaattcctcGCTGATTCACACAGAAGCTGGGATGATTGTGGACTCGTCAATCATCTCTTCAGAGTAATATATTTGTGCCTCAGCGGAGAGAAGGCTCGGGCGTCATCTTCTGCCGGACGTTTCCTCGCTGAAGCCTGGCAGTCGTGAGGCGCGCGCGTTTCTGTGGTTGACTGGATGTGCGGTTCTGTCCTACGTGAAGTCAGTGGTACTACAGAACAAGTTTTTGAAGAAtgtctgacaggaaaaaaaatggttttttttgACTCCTGAAAGTCGCTGCAGTGTTTCAATGTAATTATTCTTTGTAAGTTTCTTAATTGTGTTGCTGTCCtccattttgtgttgtttttaaatttgacatgaggcttttttttaaaaaaatacaaaacaaacaaaactgaaTAATTGCAGTTCTGAAAGGTCCAAAAACGTATTAGTTTAACAACAAAATGTGCAATATTGCAGATGTCTGATTGAGAAGTAAATGTTAGTGCAGCAGCGAGTGTGTGTAAAAGTACTGTTAGCGGTGACAGAATGTTCTATTTCAGTGAATACACTGTAATACGTGCTGACCGGTCCTTTAATGTGGTGATGGACACCAGGCACTTTTCATAAAATACCAATTTTAAGCCAAATCCccaagttttatttaaaattaaagttGAAGTTTGGGGAACGCTGTGTCCACGTCAGTGTTAAAGGTGGTACGAACTATAGCGTCTATCACATATTTGATATAGTTTAACGCATCTCTGTTGAGGAGAGCAGGTTGGATGTGCTGTGGGGGATTCTTTCACTAATGTGCAGGGTGGGAACCAGAAACAACCACTGTGAACGATGGAGGGCCGAGAGGACGTATGAAGTAAACCCCTGAGCACGGAGCTTCTGATCAAACATGCTTGGCAGTCTCTTCCTACTAGGCCGTTAtttattgatcttttctttttggtCATGAATCTGAGTAACTCCCCACTAATAAGAGGCTTTTTTGACACTCTGTATAGGTCTAAATATTAAACAGATATTATTATTAAGTGTTTTGCAGCTTTATTCACAATTATTCTCaaattttatttctcttttttttgtctttccaaAATTACGACTGttaaaaatgatcttttttttaaaatcatgtttGCATCTTTTCTGGTTTGTGTACTTTATTGTATAACCAAAGCAATACTATTTCAAGACACATTTAAATATGTGGTATTTtccaaaatgaactgtgaattattgtaatttttttaaattaaagaatATTTCAATATAAaactatcttttttttttttaaatcccagcaTCCTCTTTGTCCTTTAGGTGTCACTACAACGGCACGGTTAACGCAACACCCCAAACTTGTGTCACATCACATTTCGACACCTGCAGTCAAAGTTCCCGTCTATCGTAGGTATTCCCCGTGTCTGGGATGGGTAAAAAGCAGGGAAACATCCCAGCCTTAATTACAGCTTCAGTTATTTCAGAGGTCCGTGTGCGCTGGCCCGAGGGCGTGCTGTAAAACCACAAAACTACAGAGCAGCTGGGAGGTAATTGCAAGtcattattttgtattttggttTTATGCTCAATCCCAGGACTTTCtcctcccacacagacacatttttgtcctcCAGAAACCCGCTACGACAACGTTTAGCTTCCACGACGACTGCAGTTCACGCGAAGGCTAAGTCAGGCGGAAAAAACCACTCGGCCTAATGAGAGGGTCCATCTGATTCATCCAGTATTTCCCCAAAAAAACTGACCTGAGGTGACATCAGACACTTTCATGCTGCCAGAGAAACCTTCTTTAGACCAATGCGAGCTAATACTGGCTAATACTTATCATTTATAAAGTGCTGCCCGGCGCCCAGGCTCCAGGAATGCGGCGTCGGTGTCTTGCCCGAGTCCTCCGAGGACATCCTCCATTCTTAATGACGGAGCAGAGATTGTTATGCACGGGCTGTACAGGGCGCCATCAGAGACTGTGATTGGGAACCTTTTGAAAATGTCAGTGACACATGATTATGAATATTAAACAGTCACTGGCGGCCTGTGATTACTTGACAGGAGGAAGGAGTTTGACAGATGGAGGAATGAGGAATTTCATCACCCGGCAGAAATTATGCGGCCACAGAAGCCAAATTAGCGggataaaaaaccaaaacctgaCGCCGCCCGTCCCAGATTCGTATTCGTTACATATGGAGTGGATCGCTGGAGGCGTTTAATGACATCCGCACCACCTAAAACAGAAAACTCTCCTTAAACAGGTTTTGTCTGAACTGCGAACATGAAAGAGGAGTTTGTGTTCAATGCTGCAGCCAGccaccggggggggggtgcagcacAATCACGTGTCAGGAGCTCTATATTTATTCTGTCAATTGTTTAGACTGCTGCTTTACTTCTTTCCATTAAGGGTTTAAATGCATCAGGTGACGCACACGTCTGTTTCCTCGGAGCGTAGAAACACAAAATATCAGAGTACTCGAGAGCCTAGTAGGCTCTTCTAAAAAGGAGGCAGTAATTAGTTTAATTCAGCCAGACGACCttctgaaataaaaatgagtATGAAGGTCCTGATGGAGGACTTCAGCTGATTAGttatgctgttttttttaagaggTTCGCTGACTGAAGGTCTGAGGTCTCCCGTGAGACCATCGGCCTCCAGGAAACAATCAGCCCACTTTACTATCCTGTTTAGTTTAACTTGGATGTCCTTAAcaagcctacacacacacacacacacacacacacacacacacacacacacacacacacacacacacacacaccaggttcAAGGAAACAACacactgaaatgtaaaattattATTGCTTAAGCCATCCTAAATGACGATGCTAACCCAAGAGAAATGAACCGGAGAAcgactgaaaacacaacatcGTCTACAAAGAAACGCATAAAAAAGCCGCATAAGGACGTCGTGTGGACAATCAAACTGGTTAAGTCCATTTTCAGTATCGGGGCAGCTGTATTGACATCTGTCAGCTCATCTGCAGCTCGTAAGTGTACAGTAAATCGCTACAATCGTGATCGATATATAAAAGTTAgcctttttttccaaatatataTGTAAATTTACATGACGCGGAATGTAAACAGCAAACATTGTAACAGAATTCTTATTTTAAAGTTGGACTTTATGTACAGGGACAATGCTACTCTCTAACACCTTCACCACGAAGCAGACAGCGTTATCGATGTGGAAAGATGCTCCTAGATCTTCTAAGCCAACGTCAAACAGTTACACCTAAATTATTCCCCTCCAGTCCAGATTGGACTCACCACGAGTAAAGTTTTCCCTTTTTAAGTATTATCATCTTGTATACAATACATAACATATAGGTAGCTAATAGCGTCTCTTTAAATAATTACAAAATGTCTTATTATGTAATGGGTTTTAAAGTTGGACTAGATTTACAATAAACGTATCGatactgaaaaaagaaaaaaaaagattcttgaGAATAAATATATTTCATCCTTGGAGGATAAACTGAACTGGGTGACATGCAGTTGTCCTCTCGTCTCCGATGGCGGTCCTGAAAACACCTGTCCTCTGTACGTGAAGCtggacaagaaaagaaaagaaaagaaaacgtaAACGCGGTGTCCGTTTTTGTGCCTACATACTGAGCGTGCTCCGTCAGCAGCACGGGTTTGGTGTTCGACTTTGGCTGTAGCTTTGTACTGGGTacggcggcgccgcggcggaCGGAAGGGCCGGAAAGGTCTGTGCTTGGTGTGGACACAGGCGGCTGCTATCTCTTCGCCGTCGCCAGCGCTAGGTGGCTCTAGCAGGCGAAGTCCTCGAACACGCCGTGGTGCCCGGCATggtggcggtgggggtgggggtgggggtgcggaTGAgcgtggtggtggttggggagGATTGTGTTGGCGTAGGCACCCTCCGGATGGCTCGGTCCCAGATCGTTGGGGTCCTTAAGAGGGCACAGAAGGTGGGGGTCAAAGATGCATTCAGGTCTAGCGCCATCATCCAGTTGGgggaattattattattattactacttaCTGGTTGTTCCTTCTTTATGTAATAGACTAGAATGAAGTTATGCATCTAATTGTGTCTGTGATGCATTTAAATGAGTTGGAGCCTGATCTAAACACAGTTGTTTTTGTATGTAGTATAGTAATGTACTAAATGTAGTATAAatcaggaaaatggaaaatgtggtATTATTATATTTCAAAAGTCTTGTTagttaaaattgattttctgtGACCCCCTTATTGGCTTTTCTTTTTGAGGGTTTCTTTACAAACCTGAACGAACACTGGTCCCATTGCCATGACCATAAAAACTCTGATTACTGGGAGATAACTGTAGCAACCAGATCAGATTTTTTCACATGCACTTCAGAAACGTGATTATCCATAAATCCTGGTCTACATATTTTAGTTCATTAATCTCTATTTAATTAAACTCTTTCAGAGTTTGTACATATAAAGCAACATCAACTTTCTTTAACCAGATTATACGTGCACGGACGCAGCAGCAGACTGGGCAGAAATCCCGGGGAGTTAATCAGATTTCCTCAGATTACTGCCAATATCTGATAAATCATATCACGCCTGCTGTTTATGGGATCACCTAAATAACCCTTTATTTACAGATAAGCCTGCAGGAACAACACACATACGAATAAtcacattaaataaaattaagAAAAGATTCAAGAGGTGGAAAAATGGAATGAGTATCTTCCTAAAGTGGCGCCAGAGCTGCGGCGGGAGCAGCTGCTGCGTACCTTTGATTTCATCTCCTCCAGACCTACTGTGGCGACGGTGCTGGGCTGcggtctgctcctcctctcctctttctgcggCCTCAGTAGACGCTGCAGCCGGTGCTTCATCATCTGGTCTCCCCGCAGAACGGATCgacgaaggggggggggggggggggcacaccaAGAAAAGATTGAGGGGGACGAGAAAcagggaggcagcagaagaGTGAGGGGTTCATTCCCCGTGATGTCTAAACCCCCCAAGGTTCTACTTTATTCATACATGTTCTGCAGTGTAGCACGTTCTGAGCGGATATTAGttttctccagcctggaaaaAACTCCTTACACGTGTAATAAACATTTACAGGGCCCGTCTGCAGATTTCTGGATGATTGTGTCTGAGGAGAACACTGATATGCACTCACACGAGCTGTATTTACCATTTTTGCAAGATAAACTCTGTCAGCGCTCTGTAATATAAAcagcaaaggtgtgtgtgtgtggggggggggggggggggggggggggggggtaatttggattttttttaaaatttcaaatcCAGCTAATTGCTGCGAAATTCGAGCTGATGGGACACTGAGTGTGAGCTGATGTACCTCATAGATATAATCCAGGATTTCCAAAACGGTCAGGATGCTGGCCCCGATGAACAGGCCCATCTGTCCCCCGATGTCACCTGAGAAGAGGCAAAGCAGCTCCTGTTAGCGGGCGTCGTGGCTCAGATATGTGCGTCTGCTGGAAACCTTTCAgcgaggaggaggtgtgatttaaattaaagcagaaaggagaggaagcGCTGACATAAATCATACCTAATAAACCCGCAACGTCGTAGGCTTTCTTCTGCTCGATTGTCTCATAGTTCAAAGCTTCAAAGAAGATGTCTAATACCAGGAAGTTTTCTCTGCGAACACAAGTCAAGGGGGACTGTCAGACAAAGCCAAATATACTCGCGCTGTTTTTATAATTCACTCAGACTCAGACATCATTTGGGCGTCTTTTACTCCCCCCATAAATTGCCATGATTGGAATGTCAGGCCTGCAGCTCTTTACACAGATCTAACAAGTGATTGTGGGATAATGAGGTGTTTCAGGGTGTACCCGAGATGGGAAGAACAGGCGGTGACAGCGCGCTCTGTCACTGCCATGCCTCTGATCTCTCTGGATTTAGAAAGTCTGCTAATATTAAGCCTTGCACGGTATCATGAGCTCTTTGGTTTTGGCATCCTCACACCTGTCAGCAGGTCTGTCTGCTCGACACAACATTGGTGTGCTCAACTGTGACGGTGTGCAGTAAAAATAGGCATATTTGTTTATtacacaccagagacacactATCACAACATGGCTGCCATTCTTTTATGCCTGCTTTGACCTCTTTCAGACACTCTGGTGCCGTTTTAGACTTTTAAGTTTCAAGTTATGCCTATAAATGtggtttaaataaataaaaaaaatccactttttGGAGTAAAACACAGCAGGTAACATTGTATCAAAATGTATATATGAAGGCTCACTGCTTTGGTGATGATGAAACTGCTCATTGCGAGTGTACACCCACAAGGGGGCGCTATGGAAAAGGTCTTGGAAGTGCAGGTTTACTTAAAGAAGCTGTACATCTGAGATATCTGACCGTCAAGCTGGGGGACGCCGAGAGAGGATAAATCATCCAGTTAATTTATATTGGTcagactttaaaaacaaaatggtgccaaaagatttttaaatattaaaaaagaaaaatcagcgGGGCAGAACATCAATCAAAGTGAGAATCTAAATTTAAGGACTTCCTGAATCGTGATGCCCAACAAACTTAACCGTCCACCTAATGAAGAACATAAAGTGAtgcctctatttttttttcttcaaatgatTGATTTCAGTTTGTATTTATGGTCTGCAGACTGTAGGTCAGAGTTTATGGCCTTGTTGACCGCGTGCTGCATCGCCGCTCCTACAGTTTAGTCTCGCTGAAGCCCCGTCACACCTGATGTAGTCCTCCGACTTGTCGTACTTCCTGGAGAGATAGCGAGCCGAACCCTTGCTGGGGATTTTCACCATGGAAAGCTCTTTGCCGTAACGGGTGAGATTACAGGGCGTCTCACACGGACAGGTATCGGCACTGTTCTTCTGATACTGCGCtgcaaagagaggaaaaaggaaaaataacttTAGAACTGATAAATGCAGTGCTGTCTCTGCTTATTGCTGCTCCATATTCACAATATCccagaagcagaaacagaagcaaaGCAAAGCGTCGAACAAGCTGTCAAATTGGTGCAAAACAGCACATTCTGGATAATTTCTTTGCAATAGCTGCTCCTCTCGGGCTGCGATGCTGCCACTGTGGGGCGCCGTGGCTCAGCGCTCACAGCCAGAAGTTCTGTGGTTCAGTCCCAGCTCTGTGGGTTTTCCCCAGGTACTCtagtttcctcccacaatccAGAAACACACATTAGGTTGAGACTGTAAATTACCCCTGGCTGGAACAGCTGGGATTCTCTCCAACACCCCCCACAATATTCTTAGCTTCAGCTTTGTAATAACATATGTTTGGTTGCAACCATAGCAACCGTTGGCGAACCTGTCCTGTTCACCAAAACCTTGATccattttttacatttcatttggCCAGTTATAGATGTAATAAACAGACATTTCTGTTTGTTCTCATTGCTGTTTCTTCGCGTCCTGCTACAGAACGTTtccaccaaaaaaacccaaacatatTTCTCCAAATGGTGGTGTGTTTACAGTCCCTGTTTACTGTTGATTTAGAGAATTATAGCTGAAGTACACTAATAAACAATCCCAGACCCGTGCACCTGCAGGTGTGAATTGGTGATAcatttaaaatacatatttCCAATCAAATAGCAGAACACAGCTGAGTAAATAGCTTTCCCTAATCTTTTTCTTCTTAATCactccaaaaaaagaaaatcgaaTTGAGGTGGCGCTTTAAAAGCACGCATTTATAATGGGCTCCTTTCTTTCTGCACCAAGAGTTATTTGTATGCAGGGAGACGGTGGCGTATATTCTCTGTCTGATATGAGAACAAAACATCTTTGTTATCCAAATAtatgaagcacattttaatttattaccATTCATAAAAGACAAATTCATTCCAGCATTTGATTCGGGAATATGATTCAAATGAATACGTCTCATTTCTATGAGATATATTTCAAGATTTCATTCAGCCATATTCTGAATGGAGTTTAAATCCATCAAAGAGAGGCATAATTAAATTTCTTACTTGG
Coding sequences:
- the chpfa gene encoding chondroitin sulfate synthase 2; the encoded protein is MRLSAFVSLLHSVGPVVIGISLGFTLSLLCVSWTDEACYPHGEEGDAVVPGQDGPLRGARKPSSVSNSNDMESGEDFEPRIVPYKQVQPSSPKKVFRAKYISTELGIRERLFVGVLTSKNTINTLGVAVNRTISHHLDNVIFFTGTRNRKVPHGMLVVSHGDERLIWNMFQNIKYILDHYIDEYDWFYFVQDDAYTEADRLKSLVDHLSVDRELYLGSPEEFIGGEMEGKYCYGGFGYILSRTLLLRLQPFLENCRNDILSARPDEWLGRCIIDHTNTNCVAEFEGLRYHRFELGKNSDPSKEQSDQLTSALTVHPVSDPEQMYRLHRFFTEIELQKTYSEIVRLQAEIMNVSADAFEGNWTSQWPVGVNPPFQPQSRFEVLKWEYFTEEEIYSCVDGSPKCQLRGIDRLDVANVIEAAMGELNRKYKPVLHLKKQQLINGYRRFDPTRGMEYTLDLQVEVVNQKGHGRSITKRVHLVRPLSKTEIIPMPYVTEATRVHIIIPLTLQDRGYVDHFLEAFASNAFETSENAILTFLFIYDPVEAQQVNQNDIFAGVKNQINAYEHKYPAVKIPWISVKTETPSQIKFMDIISKKHPVDTLFFLAHANTEVNSEFLNRCRMNSINNWQVFFPIHFQDYKPEVAYHNQQLPVTTHLLKDAGHFDRLSFGEACFYNSDYMATRTRMVADVQENEEILETLDIYDMFVKYSDLHVFRAVEPALHQKYVYQDCNPRLSEDIYHRCIQGNLEGLGSRSQLAMLLFEQEQGNST